The window CGCAGTGTACATTCTGCCTGCTGGAATTGGAAATGCCAGATGCCAGATCTTTCACAGACAAGTCAAGCAGAATGGAGGGCAGATCGAGAGTTCACTGTGTCCCAGCGTCACTCATGTCGTTGTGGATGACAGCATGGACAGTGACAGGGCTCTGCGCTTGTTGAAACTAGATTGTTTGCCCTCTGGAGTCCATCTGGTGAAATGCACATGGCTGAGCTTGTGCATCAGTGAGAAGAAACTGCTGGACGTAGACAGCTACAGCCTTCTTTCACCCAAAAGGTTTATTATCTGATAGTCTTTTTATACTGGATTAATCTGTATTCATGTCTTAAAGTGCTTGTAATTTATGACACACCTTTTCTTGTATATTGTGAaattgagaaaacaaacacgaGTGAAACTACTTCAGCTTGGCACATACATAGTATGTTGTACTTCAATAActatgtacataaaaaattattaattttgcaTGTGTTTTCTATCAAGGAATTCAgaaacaaaccttgaaaatgcagaaaacaaatcGGGAAATATTAAACCTGCGACAGAAGTTGCTACAGAGTCAGACAGTCATCAAACTCAGCAAGAGGAGACGAAAGACGTGGTAGGTTTCCACGTCACAACTTGAAAGCAGTCTGTGTTTAATCGTCGCTATATTTTTACATCACATAATATTCCCAGACAATTCCAGAGAGCAAAGAAGAGGTGCACGGAGAAGAGGACGGTGTCACTCAGAGTCACCTGGAGGCTCTCATCACTGGTCAGCACCCGAAGGAGGAGACTCCCAGCTCCAGCTCAGACCCCGCTCCGgatgctgctgctactgctgctgctgagaaacCAGTTTCAGGGAAGTGGGTCTGCGCTCACTCCTCTCAGTCCAAAACTAACAACTTCAACAAGCACATCACAGACAAGCTTGAAGTGCTGGCCAAGGCCTACACGCATCAGGGGGACAAGTGGAGGGCACTGGGCTACTCTAAGGCTGTCAACGCTCTGAAGAGCTACCACAAACCCATCACATCATACCAGGTAGCCAAATCCAAGAGCTTTCAGTAGAAACTTTGTAGTCCAGATCATGTGTCTGGTATcatgagtttattgttttataaatcatgCGTGATAATACAGGGatattaaaatgtgtgttgtttgttttagtaacTTCTTTTCCTCCCAATGTCTTTAGGAAGCTTGTCAGATCCCAGGAATCGGAAAACGAATGGCTGACAAAATTGAAGAGATTATGGAGAGCGGCCACTTGCGGAAGCTGGATTACATCGGAGAGGCTGTGCCGGTGCTGGAACTTTTCAGCAACATCTGGGGAGCAGGAGCTAAAACTGCACAACTCTGGTACCaacaggtgaaaaaaaacacacacacaagtgttaTTATATCTCAAGGCATGTGAGATAAGAGAAACACGACAAAATTCTGGACTGTCATCTAAAAACGAAATGAGTCGGGACGATAAACCTGTACTGatactgttgtgtttttttaataatagcggctctaaaataaacaaattagtGAGATgctctgaactttttttttttttttaaggtaatgAGTTAAGAAAAATACATATGATTATACCACAGAGGTGAGCATACACAAGAATATATATTCTTGAAAAGATTTCTTAAATATGTGTTTTGTCTTGCAGGGATTTCGCACTTTGGAGGACATCCGCACAAAAGCCCACCTGAGCAGCACTCAGAAAATAGGACTGAAGCACTACGACGACTTTCTTGACCGAATGCCCAGAGAAGAGGCAGCAGCTATACAGAAAGTGGTAATGaatctttatttttcccacCACGAGCTTGTATTATTCTGTGACAACGACTGAAATATCTTTGCCTCTTTCATCGCTTCGTTATGTTTTTGAGCTGAGACGCTTCCCTTTTAAACTACTACTTTTAACAATTTGGTAAACCAAGGCCCCGGAATAGGAAAAAGTTAGAATCAGCTTTCGTggctgaattttaatgaaaaaaacagactgttCTCGCTGAGTGGAGCATCCCAAAGGAGAAAAGTAAATCCTGGTACTTGCTGCATCCTAAGTTAGCCAGATAATTGTTCATTCGACATCTGAAGCATGTTAGTTGTTTTCATATTATAAAACTtggatccttttttttcctccaaagctGTCAGATAGATTGCAGATGATACAGATGACAAAAACATGTGTGCTGCCTCAGTATGTCGGAATAATCCGTTTAGCAAGAATACCTCCCAGTATTTGGCTGCGAACAGTTAAAAATGACTGCTCCCTAGTCAGGGGAACACAGTGAAAGGAAGAGAatatacaaaatgaaaatgatccTCTTTCTGAGACCAGAGGTTTGCAAAGTTGCAGCTGAACAAACTACAAGATTATTTGAACAATCTTCTTTGGAAAGATGACACTAAATGGGGATGTTTCTCCTATCAGAGTGCTTTATATCATGACTGGTTTTTACTTTGTGCAGGTGAGGGATGCTACACAAGCCGTAGATGTAGGGCTTGTGGCGATGGCATGTGGCTCCTACCGCCGCAGAAAGGCTACATGTGGAGATGTTGATGTGCTCATCTCTCATCCTGATGGCAAGTCCCACAAAGGAGTTTTCAGCAAAGTGTTACAGCTCCTCCATGACAGTGGTAAGCTctgtttccccccccccctcctccaagTGAAATCAGTCgttatgtttatatttctttcataaaagctgtaaaaaacccctcaaatgtttgtttccaaGGGTTTTTAACAGATGACCTGGTGAGCC of the Kryptolebias marmoratus isolate JLee-2015 linkage group LG3, ASM164957v2, whole genome shotgun sequence genome contains:
- the poll gene encoding DNA polymerase lambda, whose product is MESRHGIMKAFPKVKRVKVQLGNDAPPLKKKPEARDVAGNIFNGIAVYILPAGIGNARCQIFHRQVKQNGGQIESSLCPSVTHVVVDDSMDSDRALRLLKLDCLPSGVHLVKCTWLSLCISEKKLLDVDSYSLLSPKRNSETNLENAENKSGNIKPATEVATESDSHQTQQEETKDVTIPESKEEVHGEEDGVTQSHLEALITGQHPKEETPSSSSDPAPDAAATAAAEKPVSGKWVCAHSSQSKTNNFNKHITDKLEVLAKAYTHQGDKWRALGYSKAVNALKSYHKPITSYQEACQIPGIGKRMADKIEEIMESGHLRKLDYIGEAVPVLELFSNIWGAGAKTAQLWYQQGFRTLEDIRTKAHLSSTQKIGLKHYDDFLDRMPREEAAAIQKVVRDATQAVDVGLVAMACGSYRRRKATCGDVDVLISHPDGKSHKGVFSKVLQLLHDSGFLTDDLVSHEENGEQKKYMGVCRLPGPGHRHRRLDVIVVPYDEFACSLMYFTGSAHFNRSMRALAKTKNMSLSEHSLNKDVVRQGSLKVHGGTPLPTPTENDVFNLLGIPYRQPHERDW